The Eremothecium gossypii ATCC 10895 chromosome IV, complete sequence genome contains a region encoding:
- the HKR1 gene encoding Hkr1p (Syntenic homolog of Saccharomyces cerevisiae YDR420W (HKR1)) — translation MAGTTKMKAILLLSLLWALTDAAEGANRRHGAASDEREVRRRYVRAAGGTADGAAPLVVDVRQAGPAAQALGAALHECCSVPALRGRTVKRQLAGPVNGSRPEPLVSGTPSSHVIQGLETLSTEQTLAPEPPATFSASSDPIGLTSTGLPPSTSVADGVGQIVTSTVSSFSGTPDGSFEASSNLLSVAQSNTQIIPSTNLHKTGSSTHADALRSTTATATEADIRSTTSLDSVYMNGDSTETGSTGRNSAFQPANIASLSHKTGPEQQDTAGSAAASGFTTSISHEQFGTALSSDKTGLSGSVSLSTSEKFTLTAKTFTDKSTSSVYSSWQPSITSELSLESFHASTTTEVTSVSTSTEALTKKSSSFEGRRSTSTPISISSPVSTRTSSGSSVDQKSHDSSDSQQPTTSTIEATATGNSRSTLSGSTVESFKSKTSEPSSVTENTSTFRTGSSSNRSELPSTIDASTITSSTSEQHTSSARTSTTETSAESSKTSEMSTKPSETTEATTTTSKASEATTATSKASEATTTTSKASEATTTTSKASEATTTTSKASEATTTTSKASEATTTTSKASEATTTTSKASEATTTTSKASEATTTTSSDILKTTSNSESITKTSTSRAEQPTTTTTEGNKSTTTDGRSTTTTSETTSEATTAVEKPTSTTTDGTTTIKSEDKTSTTNTETRAMTTTTAEDKSKTTTTEAKPTTTSAAEHTSDTTTRMDTQRTSTTGDTSVTTTSEVKPTTTISAENISTINTVDNKSTTTAAENKSTATTMDNNSSSSGVESISTKKTSENVPATSTAAETTSQVTPTQADSSTISNTHTGPTNSGQEATITTRTETGSTTMSASTSASGSITSTGSQDPKDILLGVSSIFGSGKSTTTKGGSMDSLVSSTVTSSSKTAPNTIKTATQAPSSFTSNSAANPSTGVSNTPSTDERTGSTAASISSALTHDPSGTPSGTSSGTSSGTSSRTPSGTSSRTPSGTPSVIPSGTPSGTPSGTPSGTPSGTPSGTPSGTPSGTPSGTPSGTPSGTPSGTPSGTPSGTPSGTPSGTSSGTPSGTPSGTSSGTSSGTPSGTPSGSTTGFTPFTTPRLETTSIGGVISSTLTASPTDELSKSGSTSRLNSITSPASEVVSTQSSKDISYKLGYPLSVGTHTISNPHSSESSSTFSTTTTETGTTPVKSYTTSEIDTTSGHHTSTDSQTTGTSHGISVTTSPSESSSRSSLSSVFVPGESTSSGSTISFSLPSTTEQATTATETTSHHTSSEYISSSQNIGFPTIGGSTISTTSKSFTFSAPSSSDIFWSNTISTPTTTPFLVIPSFSSVSTTNTVDSGLRQTNTVSSQPFVSSTLSLATTSNTLVLPSSPLSQQEPSYIPSSAETASASIARTSTFQISTFSHPPSTTKPASTATNAATITVGVLSYSSVPNTENFSTDSDFRSTAPPSISPGSGTPTNTVTAFNTEIPTTRNSIASAPTPAAGSSNAVAASSKVFEKTDWLPATIITESVQQHLPNAASTTGGVSTTLLPAAIHPQSLVEGSDGYDLISIGFLKGLNYVFVTSFALSSAQIFTFLPPVLTYPFESHTEETVKIHDPTEKRQLERPPPVSFYSRASRDTTTLSSFTHSQVIAVQKETSDVPDLSFVKVKQLAPDVSEERGYIATLAHVYFPSKLVPKLQELILDSESPLYNNPDVNLKIFASLIDPTIKVRIIQHDRSNPRPAQGGGTSGSDGYSPSGYANHGDGSLDNSKSPKITFKITKRLLIFLTVLTFGVFLWILLFLYLFRRLYRINKVKSKIVLGEKKIPPSLGLFYSHQFNNRLSDLKPSALYEGDPEKQDGTATDGSSGSVHGYATDDDIIVTGENTVYSLSQGIAYHIDEEGNYYYAGIDPFTDAFEQEADCLYHESEVESVNVNNLDHLSSDIKEENIDLDGNIELYDSDFDHTSLDQVPKATETIEKYNNNQYYKMNTLITDSSNCQGNTVALSSDYGTTSVHVENVSNENSLGFIRLQGDIPENYDDYLYEGDEDDFDNDSSAAAQLTQVSNLASQGIHLAASVQEPEYEDFDFARSEDDDDVSDVMLGDFDELDEEMYRHLSMINAFDSRFGGFNNMAAQDSSVYQRTFQPGNTTLSKGSSSNYNGTYPHVMMQYNTMNTSTTDSGCTFPSGALPGTTTYFTNTFNTVGSSSHASGRTPAPPMRPQRPPSLFNFDEYSVTVQETATAVAERNTMLRSNSKTDLSAVASASNRLSSTLWDLEKAAPEYLAPSTGGSASKGSSDRRLSSRSPSSHKHHRHSWKHIVTGVRSSKSLSKMHQKQSSRKDKISKLRISGPIHTEHSLGWSPSQ, via the coding sequence ATGGCAGGTACAACGAAGATGAAAGCGATACTCCTTTTGAGCCTTCTCTGGGCGTTAACGGACGCAGCCGAGGGAGCGAACAGGCGACATGGGGCCGCATCAGACGAGCGAGAAGTGCGGCGCAGATACGTACGGGCGGCAGGGGGGACGGCAGACGGGGCGGCGCCGTTGGTGGTAGATGTACGACAGGCGGGCCCGGCGGCCCAGGCGCTGGGTGCGGCGCTACACGAGTGTTGCTCAGTTCCAGCGCTACGAGGACGCACAGTAAAACGCCAGCTGGCGGGGCCGGTGAACGGCAGCCGTCCGGAGCCGCTGGTATCGGGCACGCCGAGCAGCCATGTGATACAGGGATTGGAGACGCTGTCCACAGAACAGACTCTGGCGCCGGAGCCACCAGCCACATTTTCAGCGTCGTCAGATCCCATAGGGCTTACCTCCACGGGGCTGCCGCCATCCACTTCTGTTGCCGACGGCGTCGGACAGATAGTTACCTCTACGGTGTCTTCATTTTCAGGCACACCGGATGGTTCATTTGAAGCTTCTTCCAATCTACTGAGCGTTGCTCAAAGCAATACACAGATAATACCCTCCACAAATCTGCATAAAACTGGGAGCTCCACGCATGCGGACGCACTGCGATCTACCACGGCCACGGCCACGGAGGCCGATATCCGCTCTACGACGTCACTTGATTCTGTTTATATGAATGGAGACTCTACAGAAACAGGGAGCACTGGGAGGAATTCTGCGTTCCAACCCGCGAATATAGCTTCCTTATCTCACAAAACGGGTCCAGAACAGCAAGATACTGCTGGAAGTGCTGCTGCATCAGGGTTCACCACTAGCATTAGTCACGAGCAGTTCGGGACAGCATTAAGCTCTGATAAAACTGGACTGTCGGGGTCAGTTTCATTATCCACCAGTGAGAAGTTCACACTGACGGCTAAAACTTTTACAGACAAATCGACATCATCTGTTTACAGTAGCTGGCAGCCTAGCATAACTTCGGAACTTTCGCTGGAATCCTTTCATGCATCCACTACAACGGAAGTCACTTCTGTTAGTACATCCACCGAGGCGTTGACAAAAAAATCTTCCAGCTTTGAAGGTAGAAGAAGTACATCGACGCCAATCTCGATATCGTCTCCGGTTAGCACACGTACTTCCTCAGGATCATCCGTCGACCAGAAATCCCATGACAGTAGCGATTCACAACAACCAACCACTTCTACAATAGAGGCGACGGCTACCGGCAATAGTAGGTCAACCCTCTCGGGAAGTACTGTCGAGTCCTTTAAGTCTAAGACGAGCGAACCATCGTCGGTGACCGAGAACACAAGTACATTTCGTACTGGTAGTAGTTCGAATAGATCCGAGCTTCCTAGCACTATCGATGCATCGACTATAACGAGTAGTACTTCTGAACAACATACGTCCTCTGCGAGAACATCTACAACTGAGACCTCGGCGGAAAGTTCCAAGACAAGCGAAATGAGCACGAAGCCTAGTGAAACTACTGAGGCGACGACGACCACTAGTAAAGCTAGCGAGGCGACGACGGCCACTAGTAAAGCTAGCGAGGCGACGACGACCACTAGTAAAGCTAGCGAGGCGACGACGACCACTAGTAAAGCTAGCGAGGCGACGACGACCACTAGTAAAGCTAGCGAGGCGACGACGACCACTAGTAAAGCTAGCGAGGCGACGACGACCACTAGTAAAGCTAGCGAGGCGACGACGACCACTAGTAAAGCTAGCGAGGCGACGACGACCACTAGTAAAGCTAGTGAGGCGACGACGACCACTAGTTCAGACATATTGAAGACAACATCGAACTCAGAGAGTATTACAAAGACCTCTACTTCCAGGGCTGAGCAACCCACGACAACAACTACAGAAGGGAACAAGTCTACTACTACAGATGGCAGATCCACAACCACTACCTCAGAAACCACTTCAGAAGCCACAACGGCGGTAGAGAAACCTACTAGTACCACTACGGACGGCACGACGACCATCAAATCCGAGGATAAAACTAGTACTACCAACACAGAGACTAGAGCTATGACCACGACTACCGCGGAGGATAAGTCTAAAACTACCACTACGGAGGCCAAGCCCACAACGACTTCTGCTGCGGAGCATACATCTGACACTACGACTAGGATGGACACTCAACGAACGTCCACCACTGGAGATACATCCGTTACGACCACTTCAGAAGTCAAGCCTACGACAACCATTAGTGCAGAAAACATATCTACCATTAACACCGTGGATAACAAGTCGACGACAACCGCTGCTGAGAACAAATCTACTGCAACCACGATGGACAACAActcgtccagcagcggTGTGGAGAGTATATCTACAAAGAAGACATCGGAGAATGTACCTGCGACTAGTACCGCAGCTGAAACTACATCTCAAGTTACGCCCACTCAAGCCGACAGTAGTACAATTAGCAATACACATACAGGCCCGACGAATTCGGGACAAGAAGCCACCATAACTACAAGGACCGAGACTGGTAGTACTACAATGTCGGCTAGCACAAGCGCGAGTGGCTCCATAACCTCCACAGGGTCGCAAGATCCTAAAGATATCTTACTTGGTGTCAGTTCTATTTTTGGTAGTGGCAAAAGTACCACCACCAAAGGCGGTAGTATGGACTCCCTTGTGTCTTCAACGGTCACATCATCTTCAAAAACTGCGCCGAACACTATAAAAACTGCAACTCAGGCACCGAGTTCATTTACTTCCAACTCGGCAGCAAACCCGTCTACAGGTGTTAGTAATACCCCCAGCACAGACGAGCGTACTGGCTCCACTGCCGCTTCAATATCTTCCGCGTTGACGCATGATCCATCGGGGACTCCATCGGGGACTTCATCCGGGACTTCATCCGGGACTTCATCCAGGACTCCATCCGGAACTTCATCGCGGACTCCATCCGGGACTCCATCTGTGATTCCATCCGGGACTCCATCCGGGACTCCATCCGGGACTCCATCCGGGACTCCATCCGGGACTCCATCCGGGACTCCATCCGGGACTCCATCCGGGACTCCATCCGGGACTCCATCCGGGACTCCATCCGGGACTCCATCCGGGACTCCATCCGGGACTCCATCCGGGACTCCATCCGGGACTCCATCCGGAACTTCATCCGGGACTCCATCCGGGACTCCATCCGGGACTTCATCCGGAACTTCATCGGGGACTCCATCGGGGACTCCATCTGGCTCTACAACTGGGTTTACACCATTTACAACACCTCGCCTAGAAACCACGTCTATCGGAGGCGTTATATCAAGTACTCTGACTGCAAGCCCAACAGACGAGCTCAGTAAGTCCGGTTCAACCTCTCGATTGAACTCCATCACATCTCCAGCAAGCGAAGTCGTTTCAACACAGTCTTCAAAGGACATCAGTTATAAATTGGGGTACCCTCTTTCAGTTGGCACTCACACCATATCGAATCCTCATTCCTCAGAAAGTTCTAGTACATTCAGCACCACTACCACAGAGACGGGCACTACACCAGTTAAATCGTATACTACATCAGAGATTGATACTACAAGCGGCCATCACACATCCACTGATTCACAGACCACAGGTACTTCTCATGGTATATCCGTGACGACTAGCCCTTCTGAAAGTTCTTCCAGATCATCTCTTTCATCAGTATTTGTACCAGGAGAGTCAACTTCCAGTGGTTCTACAATATCGTTTTCTCTCCCAAGCACAACAGAGCAGGCCACCACTGCTACAGAAACAACTTCCCATCATACATCATCCGAATATATTTCTAGCAGCCAAAACATTGGCTTCCCGACAATTGGGGGAAGTACAATTTCAACTACTTCTAAATCCTTCACTTTTTCTGCACCTTCATCTTCTGATATTTTTTGGTCGAATACTATTTCTACGCCCACCACCACTCCATTTCTAGTTATACCGTCATTTTCCTCGGTATCTACAACAAACACAGTAGACTCAGGATTGAGGCAGACTAATACCGTTTCATCACAGCCATTTGTGTCTTCTACTTTATCGTTGGCTACTACATCTAATACGTTGGTGTTACCTTCTTCGCCTCTGTCACAACAGGAACCCTCATATATACCATCATCTGCTGAAACTGCTAGTGCTTCTATTGCCCGTACCTCAACTTTCCAAATTTCAACATTCAGCCATCCCCCTTCGACTACAAAGCCTGCTAGCACGGCGACAAATGCGGCAACCATTACAGTTGGTGTTTTGAGCTATAGCTCCGTTCCTAACACGGAGAACTTTTCCACTGATTCTGATTTCCGATCCACAGCTCCTCCATCCATTTCTCCCGGCTCAGGTACTCCGACTAATACGGTTACAGCTTTTAATACTGAAATTCCCACTACAAGGAATAGTATCGCTAGTGCGCCTACCCCAGCTGCTGGTTCATCGAATGCGGTAGCAGCTTCTTCAAAGGTATTTGAGAAAACAGATTGGTTACCTGCAACAATTATTACAGAATCAGTTCAACAACACTTACCGAATGCAGCTTCTACGACAGGAGGTGTATCAACGACTCTACTACCGGCAGCTATTCATCCTCAAAGTCTCGTAGAAGGCAGCGATGGGTATGATCTGATATCGATAGGGTTTTTAAAGGGCTTGAATTATGTGTTTGTTACCTCTTTTGCTTTATCATCTGCCCAGATATTCACCTTTCTACCACCAGTATTAACATATCCATTTGAAAGCCATACAGAAGAGACCGTGAAGATACATGATCCAACTGAGAAACGTCAGTTGGAAAGGCCACCTCCCGTCTCGTTTTATTCTCGTGCATCACGCGATACAACCACACTGTCCTCTTTCACGCATTCCCAAGTGATAGCGGTGCAGAAAGAAACTTCAGATGTGCCGGATTTGTCTTTTGTGAAAGTTAAACAACTGGCACCAGATGTCTCAGAAGAACGGGGTTACATTGCTACATTGGCTCATGTCTATTTTCCTAGCAAGCTTGTACCAAAGCTACAGGAATTAATCCTTGATTCCGAATCCCCTTTATACAATAACCCAGATGTGAATTTAAAGATCTTTGCGAGTTTAATTGATCCCACTATTAAAGTAAGGATTATACAACATGATAGGAGTAACCCTCGGCCTGCGCAAGGTGGTGGTACCTCTGGATCTGATGGTTATAGTCCTAGCGGGTATGCAAACCACGGCGACGGCAGTCTAGATAACTCCAAATCCCCGAAAATTACGTTCAAGATTACCAAAAGACTTTTGATATTTTTAACAGTGCTTACTTTCGGTGTTTTTCTATGGATTCTACTATTTTTGTACCTGTTTCGCAGGCTTTACAGGATCAACAAAGTCAAATCCAAAATTGTGCTGGGAGAGAAAAAGATTCCGCCATCATTGGGCCTTTTCTATAGCCATCAATTCAACAATCGGTTAAGCGATTTGAAGCCTTCAGCCCTTTATGAGGGTGATCCTGAGAAACAAGATGGGACTGCTACCGATGGAAGCAGCGGTAGTGTCCATGGGTATGCCACTGATGATGATATCATTGTCACAGGCGAGAACACCGTTTACAGCCTAAGCCAAGGGATTGCATATCATATAGATGAGGAAGGAAACTATTATTATGCTGGTATCGATCCGTTTACTGATGCATTCGAACAAGAGGCAGATTGCTTATATCATGAAAGTGAGGTAGAAAGCGTAAATGTCAACAACTTGGACCATCTTTCTTCCGATATCAAGGAAGAAAACATAGACCTCGATGGTAACATAGAATTGTACGATTCTGACTTTGACCACACTTCCCTCGACCAGGTCCCGAAGGCTACAGAAACAATCGAAAAATACAATAATAACCAATACTACAAGATGAACACGCTAATCACTGACTCATCAAATTGCCAGGGCAACACTGTAGCGCTCTCATCTGATTATGGAACAACTTCCGTGCATGTTGAAAATGTCTCTAATGAGAATTCCTTGGGGTTCATCAGGCTACAAGGAGATATTCCTGAAAACTATGATGACTACCTTTACGAAGGGGACGAAGATGATTTCGATAACGACAGCTCGGCAGCTGCACAACTGACGCAGGTCAGTAATCTGGCATCGCAAGGTATCCACCTCGCGGCTAGCGTACAAGAACCTGAATATGAGGATTTCGATTTCGCTCGAAGCGAAGATGACGATGATGTGAGTGACGTTATGCTCGGAGACTTCGACGAGTTGGACGAGGAGATGTACCGCCACCTGTCTATGATAAATGCGTTTGATAGCAGGTTTGGTGGGTTCAATAACATGGCTGCGCAAGATAGTTCCGTTTACCAGAGAACATTCCAACCGGGCAATACGACCTTATCGAAAGGCTCTTCAAGTAACTACAACGGAACATATCCGCACGTAATGATGCAGTACAACACAATGAACACATCCACCACCGACAGTGGATGTACCTTCCCATCAGGAGCTTTGCCCGGTACCACCACCTACTTCACCAACACATTCAACACAGTAGGGAGTTCAAGCCACGCTTCGGGACGGACTCCCGCCCCTCCAATGCGCCCTCAGCGCCCTCCATCACTATTCAATTTCGATGAGTACTCAGTGACTGTTCAGGAAACCGCCACTGCCGTCGCGGAGCGGAACACAATGTTGCGCTCGAACTCTAAAACGGACCTATCTGCGGTCGCATCCGCATCAAACAGACTGAGCTCCACACTCTGGGATCTGGAAAAAGCAGCCCCCGAATACCTTGCGCCTTCTACTGGTGGCTCGGCAAGCAAGGGAAGCTCCGATAGAAGGCTTTCCTCCCGCTCGCCCTCCTCGCACAAACACCACAGGCACAGCTGGAAACACATCGTCACGGGCGTGCGCAGCTCCAAGTCCTTATCCAAAATGCATCAAAAGCAAAGCAGCCGGAAAGATAAAATTTCGAAACTGCGCATTTCTGGACCTATTCACACAGAACATTCGCTTGGCTGGAGCCCATCGCAATGA